From Mus musculus strain C57BL/6J chromosome 8, GRCm38.p6 C57BL/6J, a single genomic window includes:
- the Gm45929 gene encoding myocyte-specific enhancer factor 2B, with protein sequence MGRKKIQISRILDQRNRQVTFTKRKFGLMKKAYELSVLCDCDIALIIFNSAQRLFQYASSDMDRVLLKYTEYSEPHESRTNADILQTLKRRGVGLDGPELDMEEGPEGPGEKLLRTLGGDRGSASPPPRIYPVAPAMSVSELSYRVPPATPGCDPGGLGEAPSVHSRPPHFRPPGLGHPIFSPSHLASKTPPPLYLATDGRRPDLPPGLVGARGGLGTSRSLYSGLQSPGAPGPALGSFAFLPSGSTDCSPGDAAQGPLQPSPWPPTRDAVDPARPVARSLCKEGPPSRGASPPTPPVSIKSERLSPVTGTSGDFPRSFPYPLLLARPLAEPLRPSASLHRLTPDSWPR encoded by the exons atggggaggaaaaaaatccagatcTCACGAATTCTAGACCAAAGGAACAGGCAG GTGACTTTCACCAAGCGCAAGTTCGGACTGATGAAGAAGGCTTATGAGCTGAGCGTGCTTTGTGACTGCGACATTGCCCTGATCATCTTCAACAGCGCGCAACGCCTCTTCCAGTATGCGAGCAGCGACATGGACCGGGTGCTGCTCAAATACACCGAGTACAGTGAGCCGCACGAGAGCCGCACCAACGCGGATATCCTTCAG ACACTGAAGAGGAGGGGCGTGGGCCTTGATGGGCCCGAGCTGGATATGGAGGAGGGGCCAGAAGGTCCTGGAGAGAAGCTGCTGAGGACACTGGGGGGTGACAGAGGCTCGGCCTCGCCCCCGCCTCGGATCTAT CCCGTGGCCCCCGCAATGTCGGTTTCAGAGCTGTCCTACCGGGTCCCACCAGCCACTCCAGGCTGTGATCCTGGCGGGCTGGGGGAGGCCCCGTCTGTCCACAGCCGCCCGCCTCACTTTCGACCCCCGG GCCTGGGACACCCGATCTTCTCTCCAAGCCACCTTGCGAGCAAGACGCCCCCGCCTCTGTACCTGGCGACTGATGGGCGGAGGCCAGACCTGCCCCCTGGCCTGGTTGGTGCCCGAGGGGGATTGGGCACCTCA AGAAGCCTGTACAGCGGCCTGCAGAGTCCCGGTGCCCCAGGCCCCGCTCTGGGTAGCTTTGCCTTCTTACCATCAGGCTCCACAG ATTGCAGCCCGGGAGACGCAGCTCAGGGACCCCTGCAACCCTCACCCTGGCCACCAACGAGGGACGCTGTAGACCCCGCCCGGCCAGT TGCCCGCAGTCTGTGCAAGGAGGGTCCCCCCAGCCGAGGGGCCTCCCCTCCGACACCTCCGGTCAGCATCAAGTCTGAGCGACTGTCTCCAGTCACTGGGACCTCTGGCGACTTCCCCAGGTCCTTCCCCTACCCGCTGCTCCTTGCCAGGCCCCTTGCAGAGCCACTGCGGCCCTCGGCCTCCCTGCACCGCTTGACCCCTGACAGCTGGCCACGGTAG
- the Mef2b gene encoding myocyte-specific enhancer factor 2B: MGRKKIQISRILDQRNRQVTFTKRKFGLMKKAYELSVLCDCDIALIIFNSAQRLFQYASSDMDRVLLKYTEYSEPHESRTNADILQTLKRRGVGLDGPELDMEEGPEGPGEKLLRTLGGDRGSASPPPRIYPVAPAMSVSELSYRVPPATPGCDPGGLGEAPSVHSRPPHFRPPGLGHPIFSPSHLASKTPPPLYLATDGRRPDLPPGLRSLYSGLQSPGAPGPALGSFAFLPSGSTDCSPGDAAQGPLQPSPWPPTRDAVDPARPVARSLCKEGPPSRGASPPTPPVSIKSERLSPVTGTSGDFPRSFPYPLLLARPLAEPLRPSASLHRLTPDSWPR, translated from the exons atggggaggaaaaaaatccagatcTCACGAATTCTAGACCAAAGGAACAGGCAG GTGACTTTCACCAAGCGCAAGTTCGGACTGATGAAGAAGGCTTATGAGCTGAGCGTGCTTTGTGACTGCGACATTGCCCTGATCATCTTCAACAGCGCGCAACGCCTCTTCCAGTATGCGAGCAGCGACATGGACCGGGTGCTGCTCAAATACACCGAGTACAGTGAGCCGCACGAGAGCCGCACCAACGCGGATATCCTTCAG ACACTGAAGAGGAGGGGCGTGGGCCTTGATGGGCCCGAGCTGGATATGGAGGAGGGGCCAGAAGGTCCTGGAGAGAAGCTGCTGAGGACACTGGGGGGTGACAGAGGCTCGGCCTCGCCCCCGCCTCGGATCTAT CCCGTGGCCCCCGCAATGTCGGTTTCAGAGCTGTCCTACCGGGTCCCACCAGCCACTCCAGGCTGTGATCCTGGCGGGCTGGGGGAGGCCCCGTCTGTCCACAGCCGCCCGCCTCACTTTCGACCCCCGG GCCTGGGACACCCGATCTTCTCTCCAAGCCACCTTGCGAGCAAGACGCCCCCGCCTCTGTACCTGGCGACTGATGGGCGGAGGCCAGACCTGCCCCCTGGCCTG AGAAGCCTGTACAGCGGCCTGCAGAGTCCCGGTGCCCCAGGCCCCGCTCTGGGTAGCTTTGCCTTCTTACCATCAGGCTCCACAG ATTGCAGCCCGGGAGACGCAGCTCAGGGACCCCTGCAACCCTCACCCTGGCCACCAACGAGGGACGCTGTAGACCCCGCCCGGCCAGT TGCCCGCAGTCTGTGCAAGGAGGGTCCCCCCAGCCGAGGGGCCTCCCCTCCGACACCTCCGGTCAGCATCAAGTCTGAGCGACTGTCTCCAGTCACTGGGACCTCTGGCGACTTCCCCAGGTCCTTCCCCTACCCGCTGCTCCTTGCCAGGCCCCTTGCAGAGCCACTGCGGCCCTCGGCCTCCCTGCACCGCTTGACCCCTGACAGCTGGCCACGGTAG